One part of the Stigmatopora argus isolate UIUO_Sarg chromosome 8, RoL_Sarg_1.0, whole genome shotgun sequence genome encodes these proteins:
- the gpr17 gene encoding uracil nucleotide/cysteinyl leukotriene receptor isoform X2, translating into MEWATTQPPFPASNQTAASCAVESVTENLLFGSVYVLVFFLALNGNGLALWIFSHQRGASSPANVFLIHLAVADLSYVFILPLRATYHLTGGHWPFGEAPCRLAGFLFYVNMYASLYFLACVAGDRYLAVVHPVRSMKVRRARYAHAVSFGLWALVIVAMAPLLVSRQTVEVDGATVCLQLYREKASRKALISLAVAFTPPFLATLSCYLLIIRSLRRGSRLEPTLKLRALRTIGLVMLIYVVCFLPYHASRATFILGYGHPDASCRTRRGLSLANRLTSLLTCLNGALDPLVYLFGAEKFRATLTRLLCKDNAVAASGLTSGELKATRESSVGAKSEF; encoded by the coding sequence ATGGAGTGGGCCACGACACAGCCGCCGTTCCCGGCGTCCAATCAGACGGCAGCGAGCTGCGCGGTAGAGTCGGTGACGGAGAACTTGCTCTTCGGGAGCGTCTACGTCCTGGTCTTCTTCCTGGCCCTCAACGGTAACGGTCTGGCCCTTTGGATTTTCTCCCACCAGCGCGGCGCCTCCTCCCCCGCCAACGTCTTCCTGATCCACCTGGCCGTGGCCGACCTCTCCTACGTCTTCATCCTCCCCCTGCGGGCCACCTACCACCTGACCGGGGGCCACTGGCCCTTCGGCGAGGCCCCCTGCCGACTGGCCGGCTTCCTTTTCTACGTCAACATGTACGCCAGCTTGTACTTCCTGGCGTGCGTGGCCGGGGACCGCTACCTGGCGGTGGTCCACCCCGTCCGCTCCATGAAGGTGCGCCGCGCCCGCTACGCCCACGCCGTCAGTTTCGGTCTGTGGGCGCTGGTGATCGTGGCGATGGCGCCCCTGCTGGTCAGCCGCCAGACCGTAGAAGTGGACGGCGCCACGGTGTGCTTACAGCTCTACCGGGAAAAAGCTTCCCGTAAGGCGCTGATTTCCCTCGCCGTGGCTTTCACGCCGCCCTTCCTGGCCACCCTATCCTGCTACCTCCTGATCATCCGTAGCCTGCGCCGAGGGTCCCGCCTGGAGCCCACCCTGAAGCTGAGGGCCTTGCGCACCATCGGTCTGGTCATGCTAATTTACGTGGTTTGCTTCCTGCCCTACCACGCCAGCCGCGCCACCTTCATCCTAGGCTACGGACACCCGGATGCGTCTTGCCGGACGCGGCGGGGTCTGAGCCTGGCCAACCGGTTGACGTCGCTCCTCACCTGCCTGAACGGCGCCCTGGATCCGCTCGTCTACCTGTTCGGGGCGGAAAAGTTTCGCGCCACCTTGACGCGACTGCTCTGCAAGGATAACGCCGTGGCGGCGTCGGGGCTCACCAGCGGGGAGTTGAAGGCCACTCGCGAGAGTTCTGTAGGCGCCAAGTCGGAGTTTTGA
- the inpp5d gene encoding phosphatidylinositol 3,4,5-trisphosphate 5-phosphatase 1, whose product MHSYHTWCHGNINRSKTEDLLSKAARDGSFLIRDSESIQGAFALCLLFQNQVYTYRILPNEDKKLSVQASEGVPIQFFSMLPELVEAYHNPNMGLVTHLQYAVQREEEMDDEAECSNPPPQLPPRNPANELKDGDVKGCEQGSKCLSETFLMRLQHTDMFTTIPEEQQALILDYFRTSICQDAEQVQTGNPSLPGLKKLMVAICKNLNSEISRILPALEIFHRALDPQLSPVLPKQIPGQSVSLRLEQLTKLLYSIEDKAINAVFNSVGYDGGHRKSLIPPVIFEVKQESLGIPTRMFIKVDVEGGKLHLSKAKDGPDDKYFVHNKIRQLVKSQKMHAKLVIVVETEKEKILRKEFVFDNTKKREGFCQLLQQMKNKHSGKPEPDMITVFVGTWNMGNASPPNNLNSWFQCKGQGKTQDDTADHIPHDIYVIGTQEDALGEREWAERVKEILRNITNISFKQVAIQTLWNIRIMVLAKPEHENRISHVFSDSVKTGIANTLGNKGAVAVSFMFNGTSFGFINSHLTSGSEKKLRRNQNYLNILRFLNLGDKKLNPFDVTNQFTHLIWLGDLNYRVDFPHTEAEYMVSKIKQQQYQELLSRDQLNMEINDDKVFLHFAEEEITFAPTYRFERYTREKYAYTKAKTTGTKYNLPSWCDRVLRKSYPLVHVVCQAYGCTNDIMTSDHSPVFASFEVGVASQFVSKRDPNSAPQGSIQIMNCKATLRTKSKTKFFIEYYSSCLEKTVRTCEGENTDHSDGSIKVWFGNQVELTPIICDAEYLLDQHILICVKSTDSDESYGEGCVALRAAQLCYTEFQVALTHHGEKSGVLIGGIQLHTSEGTPTEKLYDFVKVERDDSKGKSGDKTPSSQSAHDISNPSYMEVSYRSGRVIDKGWSYSMPPRNLPLGGQTSIEAKKSPAGKPVKSAAVEPSEMFDNPLYGSMKPSPSLSKEQDGPLKNQPDPVLAPKSQEGETERPPVPTPRNRSFTHSESKPVLPPAVAQNKKPVVPSRSQGCVVNSRPPVPTKIRSGPPDPQAKPRDYRDASELPGKNRPPTRPGQTPLQKDPQPNVTKMGHSVK is encoded by the exons ATGCACAGCTACCACACTTGGTGTCACGGTAATATTAACCGCTCAAAAACCGAGGATCTGCTGTCCAAGGCCGCCAGAGATGGAAGCTTCCTTATTCGGGACAGTGAATCCATACAAGGGGCGTTTGCCCTTTGTCTTTT ATTTCAGAACCAGGTGTACACCTACAGAATCCTGCCCAATGAGGATAAGAAACTATCAGTACAG GCTTCGGAAGGAGTTCCCATCCAGTTCTTCTCCATGCTTCCAGAACTGGTGGAAGCCTATCACAACCCCAACATGGGACTGGTCACGCATCTCCAGTACGCCGTCCAAAGGGAGGAAGAGATGGACGACGAAGCAG AGTGCAGCAACCCTCCCCCGCAGCTTCCGCCGAGGAATCCGGCCAACGAGTTGAAGGACGGCGACGTCAAAGGCTGCGAGCAAGGCAGCAAATGCCTGTCGGAAACGTTCCTGATGAGGCTCCAGCACACGGACATGTTCACCAC GATCCCTGAGGAGCAGCAAGCTCTGATTTTGGACTACTTCAGGACCTCCATCTGTCAGGACGCTGAACAAGTCCAGACAGGAAACCCCAGCCTTCCTGGTCTCAAGAAACTCATGGTCGCCATCTGTAAGAATCTGAATAG TGAAATTTCCCGCATCCTACCGGCTCTGGAGATTTTCCACAGAGCGTTGGACCCACAGCTTTCGCCAGTCCTTCCAAAACAA ATTCCGGGCCAATCGGTGTCCTTGAGGCTGGAGCAACTGACAAAACTGCTGTACTCTATCGAAGATAAG GCTATAAACGCTGTGTTTAACTCCGTCGGCTATGACGGAGGCCACAGAAAGTCCCTGATACCGCCAGTTATCTTTGAG GTCAAGCAAGAATCTCTAGGAATCCCCACCAGGATGTTCATAAAAGTAGACGTGGAAGGTGGCAAGCTTCACCTCAGTAAGGCCAAGGATGGGCCTGATGACAAGTACTTTGTGCACAACAAAA TCAGGCAACTGGTGAAGTCGCAGAAGATGCACGCCAAACTGGTCATTGTGGTGGAGACGGAGAAAGAGAAGATTTTGCGCAAGGAGTTTGTCTTCGATAACACCAAG AAAAGAGAAGGTTTCTGTCAACTTCTTCAACAAATGAAGAACAAGCATTCGGGAAAACCGGAACCGGATATGATCACGGTCTTTGTTGGCACCTGGAATATGG GAAATGCGAGTCCACCTAACAACCTGAACTCCTGGTTCCAGTGTAAAGGCCAAGGCAAAACCCAGGACGACACGGCCGACCACATTCCGCACGATATTTACGTCATCGGGACCCAGGAGGACGCCCTGGGTGAGAGGGAGTGGGCCGAAAGGGTGAAAGAGATCTTGAGGAACATCACCAATATCAGCTTCAAGCAG GTGGCCATCCAAACGCTGTGGAACATTCGAATTATGGTTCTGGCCAAGCCGGAGCATGAAAACAGAATCTCACATGTTTTCTCGGACAGCGTCAAGACGGGGATTGCCAACACTTTGG gAAACAAGGGAGCGGTCGCAGTGTCCTTCATGTTCAACGGAACCTCCTTCGGTTTCATCAACAGCCACCTGACGTCAGGAAGCGAGAAGAAGCTCAG GCGTAACCAAAATTACTTGAACATCTTGCGATTCCTCAATCTGGGAGACAAGAAACTCAATCCGTTTGACGTGACCAATCAGTTCACGCACCTCATCTGGCTCGGCGATCTCAACTACCGAGTGGACTTCCCCCATACG GAGGCAGAGTACATGGTATCCAAGATCAAGCAGCAGCAGTACCAGGAACTCCTGAGCCGAGACCAGCTTAACATGGAGATCAATGACGACAAGGTCTTCTTGCACTTTG CTGAGGAGGAGATCACATTTGCCCCCACGTATCGCTTCGAGCGCTACACGCGGGAAAAGTATGCCTACACAAAGGCCAAAACCACAGGG ACCAAATATAATTTGCCATCCTGGTGCGATCGTGTCCTGCGGAAATCTTACCCTCTGGTCCACGTGGTCTGCCAAGCTTATG GCTGCACAAACGACATCATGACCAGCGACCACTCACCAGTCTTCGCCTCCTTTGAAGTGGGCGTGGCTTCGCAGTTTGTCTCCAAGCGGG atCCAAACAGCGCGCCCCAAGGTAGCATCCAGATCATGAACTGCAAAGCAACCCTGCGGACAAAGTCCAAGACCAAGTTCTTTATTGAATACTACTCCAGCTGCTTGGAAA AGACCGTCAGGACCTGCGAAGGCGAGAACACGGATCATTCCGATGGCTCCATCAAAGTCTGGTTCGGCAACCAAGTTGAG CTCACCCCAATCATATGCGACGCCGAGTACCTGTTGGACCAGCACATACTCATCTGCGTGAAGTCCACCGACTCGGACGAGTCTTACG GTGAGGGTTGTGTGGCGCTACGAGCTGCCCAGTTATGCTACACCGAGTTCCAGGTGGCGCTCACGCACCATGGTGAAAAATCGGGGGTGTTGATTGGAGGGATTCAGCTGCATACTTCTGAAGGTACACCCACGGAAAAGCTATACG ACTTTGTCAAAGTGGAAAGAGATGACTCCAAAGGCAAAAGCGGCGACAAGACTCCGTCCAGCCAATCGGCTCATGACATATCGAACCCCAGCTACATGGAGGTGTCCTACAGGAGTGGCAGAGTGATTGACAAAGGATGGAGTTACAGCATGCCGCCCAGGAATTTGCCTCTTGGTGGACAAACCAGTATAGAAGCAAAGAAGAGCCCCGCTGGGAAACCCGTAAAGTCAGC CGCTGTGGAGCCATCGGAGATGTTTGACAATCCACTCTACGGTTCCATGAAACCATCACCAAGTCTGTCCAAAGAGCAGGATGGCCCCCTTAAGAACCAACCCGATCCCGTTCTCGCACCCAAGTCGCAGGAGGGCGAGACGGAGCGCCCCCCGGTGCCCACCCCTCGCAATCGttccttcacgcactcggagtCCAAGCCTGTCTTGCCGCCCGCCGTCGCTCAGAACAAGAAGCCGGTGGTTCCGTCGCGTTCTCAGGGCTGCGTCGTCAACAGTCGACCGCCGGTGCCCACTAAGATTCGATCGGGACCACCGGACCCGCAGGCCAAACCCAGAGACTACCGGGATGCCTCCGAACTCCCTGGCAAGAACAGGCCACCAACGAGGCCTGGACAAACGCCGCTCCAAAAAGACC cccAACCCAACGTTACCAAAATGGGCCATTCTGTGAAATGA
- the smx5 gene encoding smx5: MLFYSFFKSLVGKDVVVELKNDLSICGTLHSVDQYLNIKLTDISVTDPEKYPHMLSVKNCFIRGSVVRYVQLPADEVDTQLLQDAARKEAMQQKQ, translated from the exons ATG CTTTTCTACTCGTTTTTCAAGTCACTGGTGGGTAAAGACGTGGTGGTAGAACTAAAAAACGACCTGAG CATTTGTGGGACTCTTCATTCAGTTGACCAG TACCTCAACATCAAACTGACAGATATAAGCGTCACAGACCCGGAAAAGTATCCACACATG TTGTCGGTAAAAAACTGCTTCATCCGCGGTTCGGTGGTGCGCTACGTGCAACTGCCTGCCGACGAAGTGGACACGCAACTGCTACAAGACGCCGCCCGCAAAGAGGCCATGCAGCAGAAGCAGTGA